Proteins encoded by one window of Elaeis guineensis isolate ETL-2024a chromosome 12, EG11, whole genome shotgun sequence:
- the LOC105055591 gene encoding pentatricopeptide repeat-containing protein At1g06143, with protein MTVKLRNVIPIFSSKQPLQTPKTVSPTYSNHPIIWKLKKCSAPQDLQSIHASMIKTNSHQHPFFMNQFLTTCCRLHEIDYAFLTFTDVADPNVFVYNAMLGGLVGHSQPIRALRLYVDMSRSHVLPTGYTFSYLIKACMQIPALGLGEAVHGKIWRFGFSSQLIIQTGMVDFYSSLDKIEESKRVFDEMSERDVVSSTVMLLGYARAGDMDSARRLFEEMPQRSTVSWNTMIGGYARARDVESAASLFDEMPNKDLVSWTTMISCYSQNKHFKEAVETFGGMKAAGVSPDEVTMATVISACAHLGALELGRELHQYALLNGFDLDVYMGSALIDMYAKSGSIERALVVFYKLAEKNLFCWNSVIEGLAIHGHGKEALDMFHRMKKAGRIFPNRVTFVSVLSACAHAGFVEEGRRMFASMIRDYSISPEMEHYGCMVDLLGRAGLLQEALDLVRSMVMEPNAVIWGALLSGCKIYGNLEIAEAAVEKLMVLEPNNSAHYMLLVNMYAEANRWGEVAIVRGMMKGRGVQKRGPGCSWIEMDGVVHEFAASEMFHPSSNEICLLLFGLDGQLKLAGYSLELDFNSLL; from the coding sequence ATGACCGTTAAGCTCAGGAACGTTATTCCCATCTTCTCTAGCAAACAACCCCTCCAAACCCCAAAAACAGTCTCTCCAACCTACTCTAATCACCCAATCATATGGAAACTTAAGAAATGCAGTGCACCGCAGGACCTCCAATCCATCCACGCCTCCATGATCAAAACCAATTCTCACCAACACCCTTTCTTCATGAACCAATTTCTCACCACCTGTTGCCGGCTCCACGAGATCGATTACGCCTTCCTGACCTTCACCGACGTGGCCGATCCCAATGTATTCGTGTACAATGCCATGCTTGGCGGTCTCGTTGGCCATTCCCAACCGATCAGAGCCCTTCGATTATATGTAGACATGTCGAGATCCCATGTACTCCCCACAGGATATACCTTCTCCTATTTGATCAAGGCCTGCATGCAAATACCAGCTCTTGGGCTCGGGGAAGCTGTTCATGGGAAGATCTGGAGGTTTGGCTTCAGTTCCCAGCTCATAATTCAGACTGGAATGGTAGATTTCTACTCAAGTCTAGATAAGATTGAGGAATCGAAGAGAGTGTTTGATGAAATGTCTGAAAGAGATGTTGTATCATCAACAGTGATGTTGTTAGGTTATGCGCGTGCTGGGGATATGGACTCTGCGAGGAGACTCTTTGAAGAGATGCCGCAGAGGAGCACTGTGTCGTGGAATACTATGATAGGAGGGTATGCAAGGGCCAGGGATGTGGAGTCGGCTGCTTCCTTATTCGATGAGATGCCCAACAAGGACTTGGTGTCATGGACCACCATGATCTCTTGTTACTCTCAAAACAAGCATTTCAAGGAGGCTGTCGAGACCTTTGGAGGAATGAAGGCTGCAGGGGTCAGCCCTGATGAGGTGACCATGGCCACTGTCATCTCAGCTTGTGCTCATTTAGGAGCCCTCGAGCTGGGAAGGGAGTTGCACCAGTATGCATTGCTCAATGGGTTTGATCTTGATGTTTATATGGGTTCGGCATTGATCGATATGTATGCAAAGAGTGGGAGCATAGAGAGAGCTCTAGTGGTTTTCTACAAGTTGGCAGAAAAGAATTTATTCTGTTGGAATTCTGTCATCGAGGGGCTGGCGATTCATGGGCATGGAAAGGAAGCACTTGATATGTTCCATAGGATGAAGAAGGCTGGGCGGATATTCCCAAACAGGGTAACCTTTGTGAGCGTTCTTAGTGCTTGTGCTCATGCTGGCTTCGTTGAAGAAGGCCGCAGGATGTTTGCCAGCATGATTAGGGACTATTCCATCTCTCCAGAGATGGAGCACTATGGCTGCATGGTGGATCTTCTAGGACGTGCTGGTCTTTTACAAGAGGCACTGGATTTGGTCCGGAGTATGGTTATGGAGCCGAATGCAGTCATCTGGGGTGCTCTACTGTCTGGGTGCAAAATCTATGGGAATTTGGAGATTGCAGAAGCTGCTGTGGAGAAGTTGATGGTTTTGGAACCAAACAACAGTGCGCATTATATGCTTCTAGTTAATATGTATGCTGAAGCAAATCGATGGGGTGAGGTTGCGATAGTGAGGGGGATGATGAAGGGCAGGGGAGTCCAGAAGAGGGGTCCAGGGTGTAGTTGGATTGAGATGGATGGGGTAGTCCATGAATTCGCTGCTTCAGAAATGTTTCATCCCTCAAGTAATGAGATTTGCTTGTTACTGTTTGGATTGGATGGGCAGCTGAAGCTTGCTGGCTATTCACTGGAATTGGATTTCAATTCATTATTGTAG